A single window of Rhodohalobacter sp. 614A DNA harbors:
- a CDS encoding dihydrolipoyl dehydrogenase family protein, with translation MAKHFDLIVIGTGSGGSTAAGKCAKAGWSVAQIDSRPFGGTCARRGCDPKKVIVGAAELIDWNRRMKDHGISGNTLIDWQELMDFKRTFTEPVPESREKGMEKIGVTPFHGRASFVDEETIEVNGERLTAKNFLIAAGAKPAPLPIDGFEHLTTSTEFLNLDDLPQKLVFVGGGYISFEFAFIASMAGSEVEIVHRGKRPLEGFDKDMVNILLKKARTLNIKVHLNTDVQSIIKDGGSFRVEASQKGTTKIFTGDLVVHGAGRVPDIDDMQLKEGNIERTNNGVSVNEYLQSSSNPRVYAAGDAADTNGLPLTPVAGFESHIVSSNLLEGNHRKADYPAQPTTVFTLPPLASVGFTEEQAQKQDYDIEVNFKEIDGWYSYKRTNESHVAFKTIINKENGQILGAHVLGNKSEEIINLFTMAMNQNLKAAVLKKMIYAYPSHTSDIPYMI, from the coding sequence ATGGCTAAACACTTTGATCTTATCGTCATCGGAACCGGATCAGGCGGCTCAACGGCTGCCGGGAAATGCGCCAAAGCCGGATGGAGTGTCGCCCAGATTGACTCCCGTCCATTTGGCGGAACTTGCGCGCGCCGCGGCTGCGATCCCAAAAAAGTGATCGTCGGGGCAGCCGAACTGATCGACTGGAACCGCCGGATGAAGGATCATGGCATTTCGGGCAACACGCTTATCGATTGGCAGGAATTGATGGACTTCAAGCGCACCTTTACCGAGCCAGTCCCGGAAAGTCGGGAAAAAGGCATGGAGAAGATAGGTGTTACTCCTTTTCACGGCCGAGCGTCCTTTGTTGATGAAGAAACCATCGAAGTAAACGGTGAAAGGCTGACAGCCAAAAACTTTTTAATAGCTGCCGGAGCCAAACCTGCTCCCCTCCCTATTGACGGCTTCGAACACCTTACTACGAGCACTGAGTTTCTTAACCTCGATGATCTACCCCAAAAGCTGGTTTTTGTGGGTGGTGGATACATCTCATTTGAATTTGCCTTCATCGCTTCGATGGCCGGGTCCGAAGTGGAAATCGTACACCGTGGGAAGCGCCCATTGGAAGGTTTTGATAAAGACATGGTTAACATACTTCTGAAAAAAGCCCGTACATTAAATATCAAGGTCCACCTGAATACCGACGTGCAGTCCATAATTAAGGATGGGGGTTCTTTTAGAGTAGAAGCTTCACAAAAGGGTACTACCAAAATATTTACCGGGGATCTGGTCGTTCACGGAGCGGGTCGCGTTCCAGACATTGACGATATGCAATTGAAAGAAGGAAATATAGAACGAACTAATAACGGAGTTAGCGTGAATGAATATCTGCAGAGCTCCAGTAATCCAAGAGTGTATGCGGCCGGAGATGCCGCAGACACCAATGGCCTGCCCTTAACCCCGGTTGCCGGATTTGAATCACATATTGTTTCCTCTAACCTGTTGGAAGGCAACCACCGAAAAGCGGATTATCCGGCCCAGCCAACCACAGTATTTACCCTGCCACCACTGGCTTCAGTGGGGTTCACCGAGGAGCAGGCCCAGAAACAAGATTATGATATTGAGGTCAATTTTAAAGAGATCGATGGTTGGTATTCCTACAAGCGAACCAATGAGTCGCACGTCGCTTTTAAAACCATTATCAACAAAGAAAACGGACAGATTTTAGGTGCACACGTGTTAGGTAACAAGTCTGAGGAAATCATCAACCTGTTTACCATGGCCATGAACCAGAACCTGAAAGCAGCAGTACTTAAAAAAATGATCTATGCCTACCCTTCCCACACTTCTGATATTCCGTATATGATTTAA
- a CDS encoding GDCCVxC domain-containing (seleno)protein, producing MSTVTLESTITCSNCGYKTTEIMLTDSCQFFWECPKCGEVLKPKKGDCCVFCSYGDSPCPPIQKNKSCC from the coding sequence ATGAGTACCGTAACCTTAGAATCAACCATCACCTGTTCAAATTGTGGATATAAAACGACCGAAATTATGCTAACAGATTCTTGTCAGTTTTTCTGGGAATGTCCAAAATGCGGAGAAGTATTGAAACCCAAAAAAGGAGACTGCTGTGTGTTCTGTTCATATGGTGACTCACCCTGTCCACCCATCCAAAAGAATAAATCCTGTTGTTGA
- a CDS encoding protease inhibitor I9 family protein, whose product MVLFKDQAERSISQQAANEARQRIQSVFSDLKINSDSLIHEYLYVSKGFAAYLSDEQVKALESDPRVKTVVPDF is encoded by the coding sequence ATGGTCCTTTTTAAAGATCAGGCAGAGAGAAGTATTTCACAGCAGGCAGCTAATGAAGCCCGGCAAAGGATACAGTCTGTTTTTTCTGACCTGAAGATAAATAGTGACTCACTCATCCATGAATACCTGTATGTATCCAAAGGTTTTGCTGCATATCTTTCGGACGAACAGGTGAAAGCGCTGGAAAGCGACCCGAGGGTAAAAACCGTAGTACCGGATTTCTAA
- a CDS encoding P-II family nitrogen regulator, whose protein sequence is MNEVKAFIRKRKAEEVVDGLEAEGYCCMTVLEVMGLGRMSDLKKNLLQKDVGFQKNSSR, encoded by the coding sequence ATGAATGAAGTAAAAGCATTTATCCGAAAACGAAAAGCAGAAGAGGTTGTAGACGGGCTTGAAGCTGAGGGCTACTGTTGTATGACAGTTCTTGAAGTAATGGGACTCGGTCGCATGTCTGATCTCAAAAAGAACCTGTTACAGAAGGACGTTGGTTTTCAGAAAAACAGTTCGAGGTAG
- a CDS encoding WD40/YVTN/BNR-like repeat-containing protein, with the protein MHRFILTISIICSIFLLSCSTSPELGDLSPGWDAHGLEEVAVHSIHERNGKLYAGTDSGVFISNDDEYTSWRGPELDLQNVKYASLALDGDQNIIAALRYRDYDKFGAEDNMLFRSRDDGSTWRPINTQAENWTDGFYIFDIVPQTSDSEVLFGYVGAIYCSKDSGKNWRAVYTEGGFPYFITVSENYPNHIWTGGTLPIFWPYLSKSDDGGKTWTKLNDQVSFKAEATARAASVSPSDPDVVLVGFTSNGPAIRKTTTGGQTWKTVLEDYHVYALQNGQMGAGRVYASGKHPSMQLSVVVSDNYGDDWTTFVNEDGPNEIRVNDMAVANIDGEEMVFLGTNQGLYSFHLNK; encoded by the coding sequence ATGCATCGATTCATACTGACAATTAGCATAATCTGCTCCATTTTTCTACTTTCTTGTTCCACATCGCCAGAATTGGGTGATTTATCACCCGGATGGGATGCTCATGGGTTGGAAGAAGTGGCCGTTCACTCTATTCACGAACGTAACGGTAAACTTTATGCAGGTACGGATAGTGGAGTGTTTATTTCCAACGATGACGAGTACACCTCCTGGAGAGGGCCTGAACTGGATCTGCAGAATGTTAAGTATGCGTCGCTTGCGTTAGATGGTGATCAAAATATAATCGCTGCATTACGGTATCGGGACTATGACAAATTTGGTGCAGAGGATAACATGCTCTTCAGAAGTAGAGATGATGGAAGTACCTGGCGGCCTATTAATACACAAGCAGAGAATTGGACTGATGGTTTTTATATTTTTGATATTGTCCCACAAACTAGTGATAGTGAAGTATTATTTGGATATGTTGGTGCAATTTATTGCTCAAAAGATAGTGGGAAGAACTGGAGAGCGGTGTACACCGAAGGTGGATTCCCTTACTTTATTACGGTAAGTGAGAATTATCCAAACCACATTTGGACAGGAGGGACGTTACCGATCTTTTGGCCATATTTATCAAAATCAGATGATGGAGGTAAAACCTGGACTAAGCTTAATGATCAGGTTAGTTTTAAAGCTGAGGCTACGGCTCGGGCTGCTTCTGTCTCTCCTAGTGATCCTGATGTTGTTTTGGTGGGTTTCACCTCTAATGGTCCGGCCATTAGAAAAACGACAACCGGAGGCCAAACCTGGAAAACAGTATTGGAGGATTATCATGTGTATGCCCTGCAAAACGGACAAATGGGGGCTGGCCGGGTGTATGCTTCGGGTAAACATCCTTCTATGCAGCTTTCCGTGGTTGTATCCGACAATTACGGGGATGACTGGACTACATTTGTGAATGAGGATGGCCCAAACGAGATTAGGGTAAACGATATGGCCGTAGCAAACATTGATGGAGAAGAAATGGTTTTTTTAGGTACCAATCAGGGATTGTATAGCTTTCATTTGAATAAGTAA
- a CDS encoding S8 family serine peptidase, with the protein MLDTGIDLNHSDLNVNSSHSDSFVQYTSSPDDDHGHGTHVAGIIAARDNNSDVVGVAPGLQVIALKVCDDDGYCFVSDATAGVNYASNNYNSGDVVNMSIGWPTYLASDPNYPYIDIALSVLENAIEDAADDGLMFTILAHNYDEDVDLWSPSRMNHNNVWTMSAINSSNQFASFSNYGSPPIDFAAPGVSVLSLWRNGGTYTADGTSQATPHVAGILLGCGPSGLGSNGTASGDPESPADPIAKAEIVGIPSNVNHSVVQSPIDPSKESPRLNWNSVSGATGYEIQRRHWQGSWTLWAAPSSTSYTDIMTMSQNLQATTWQPSSYWVAYRIRAVNECGAGSWAQAKYFKYDSGDTIPTSLEEGEELLAGI; encoded by the coding sequence GTGCTTGACACCGGTATCGATCTCAACCATTCCGACCTCAATGTGAATTCAAGCCACAGTGACTCGTTCGTACAATATACATCAAGTCCAGATGACGATCACGGTCACGGTACCCATGTAGCAGGCATTATTGCTGCGAGAGATAACAATTCAGATGTTGTAGGGGTTGCACCTGGTCTTCAGGTAATCGCCTTAAAAGTGTGTGATGATGATGGATATTGTTTTGTAAGCGATGCTACGGCCGGGGTTAACTACGCCAGTAATAACTATAATTCAGGAGATGTTGTAAACATGAGTATAGGCTGGCCTACTTATCTTGCAAGTGATCCAAACTATCCATACATAGATATTGCTCTTTCTGTTTTGGAGAACGCAATAGAGGATGCTGCAGATGACGGGTTGATGTTCACTATTTTAGCCCATAACTATGATGAAGATGTAGATTTATGGTCCCCCAGTCGGATGAATCACAACAATGTTTGGACAATGTCGGCCATTAATTCCAGCAATCAATTTGCATCTTTTTCTAACTATGGAAGTCCACCAATCGATTTTGCAGCTCCAGGGGTCAGTGTTTTGTCACTATGGAGAAATGGTGGAACATATACGGCAGATGGTACTTCCCAAGCAACTCCTCATGTTGCTGGTATCCTACTGGGGTGTGGACCATCTGGTTTGGGTTCGAATGGAACAGCTTCAGGCGATCCTGAGTCTCCTGCTGATCCTATTGCAAAAGCAGAAATAGTAGGCATTCCCTCAAACGTCAACCACAGCGTCGTACAAAGCCCAATTGATCCCAGTAAAGAAAGCCCCAGGCTTAATTGGAACTCTGTCAGCGGGGCAACGGGATATGAAATCCAGCGCAGACACTGGCAGGGGAGCTGGACTTTGTGGGCCGCGCCTTCATCCACCTCGTATACGGATATCATGACCATGTCACAGAATTTGCAAGCTACAACCTGGCAACCCTCAAGCTACTGGGTCGCGTATCGGATTCGGGCTGTAAA
- the dnaB gene encoding replicative DNA helicase produces the protein MANQSGSSSSQNNPRSFREDGGRVPPQAVEVEEAVLGAMLIEREAATIALQLLRPEDFYKPANKHIFETLFELYERDNPLDLLTVENELRDKSLLDVVGGTGYLADLTRSVSSAANIDYHAQIITEKSIKRNLILHCNEIIKTAYDTTSDAFDVLDEAEQRIFDLSNNKTRANATAIGDILKDTLGYLEDLRGKPEGVTGVPSGLDVDKYTSGWQNGDLIIIAARPSMGKTAFVLTAARNAALHSNEEMQTNVAIFSLEMSSQQLVQRFLTMEARINAQDARTGRVKDEDFKRLIDAASRLFTANIFVDDTPSLSLMELRTKCRRLKSEHDIGLIVVDYLQLMTASSKDYGNREQEIATISRGLKSLAKELSVPVIALAQLSRAVEQRGGDKRPQLSDLRESGSIEQDADVVCFLYRPEYYGITTTAEGESTNGLAELIIGKQRNGPVGTTRMYFVKEYARFERLSRIDTNKTPRVDGYLEESEDGSALPPPTHDPGGDDDKAPF, from the coding sequence ATGGCAAACCAGAGTGGTTCCAGTTCCTCCCAAAACAATCCGCGGTCCTTTCGTGAAGATGGCGGACGTGTTCCTCCCCAGGCTGTGGAAGTGGAAGAAGCCGTTTTAGGGGCGATGCTGATTGAGCGGGAAGCAGCCACGATCGCACTTCAGCTGTTGAGGCCCGAGGATTTTTACAAACCCGCCAATAAACACATTTTTGAAACGCTTTTTGAACTCTACGAACGGGATAATCCCCTCGATCTTCTAACCGTTGAAAATGAACTGCGGGACAAAAGTCTCCTGGATGTTGTGGGCGGAACTGGTTACCTAGCTGACCTCACCCGTTCGGTAAGCTCAGCGGCCAATATCGATTATCATGCGCAGATCATTACGGAAAAATCGATTAAGCGAAATTTGATTCTGCACTGTAATGAAATTATCAAAACAGCGTACGATACCACTTCTGACGCCTTTGATGTTCTGGATGAAGCCGAGCAACGAATTTTTGATCTCTCCAATAATAAAACCAGAGCCAATGCTACGGCCATTGGTGATATTTTAAAAGACACACTTGGATACCTTGAAGATCTTCGCGGGAAACCGGAAGGTGTAACTGGTGTTCCATCTGGACTGGATGTGGATAAATACACCTCTGGTTGGCAAAACGGCGATTTGATTATAATAGCAGCCCGTCCCTCGATGGGTAAAACGGCGTTTGTATTGACGGCCGCTCGGAATGCGGCTCTTCATTCAAACGAGGAGATGCAAACCAACGTAGCTATTTTTAGTTTGGAGATGTCATCCCAGCAGTTGGTTCAACGATTCCTGACAATGGAAGCACGCATTAACGCCCAGGATGCCCGGACGGGCCGTGTGAAAGATGAAGATTTTAAACGGTTGATTGACGCGGCCAGCCGGTTGTTTACCGCCAATATTTTTGTGGACGACACTCCCAGCCTGAGCCTGATGGAACTCCGAACCAAATGCCGGCGACTGAAAAGCGAGCACGATATCGGTTTGATTGTGGTTGATTACCTCCAGCTTATGACTGCCAGCTCCAAGGATTACGGAAACCGAGAGCAGGAAATTGCAACGATCTCCCGTGGTTTAAAATCACTTGCAAAAGAATTGAGTGTACCGGTTATTGCTCTTGCTCAGTTGAGCCGTGCAGTGGAACAGCGGGGCGGTGATAAACGTCCCCAGTTGAGTGACCTTCGGGAATCCGGTTCCATTGAGCAGGATGCCGACGTTGTCTGTTTCCTCTACCGGCCGGAGTATTATGGAATCACCACCACCGCAGAGGGCGAATCCACAAACGGGCTAGCGGAATTGATTATCGGCAAGCAGCGAAACGGACCAGTGGGTACTACGCGAATGTATTTTGTGAAAGAGTATGCCCGGTTCGAACGCCTTTCACGAATCGATACTAACAAAACCCCCCGAGTAGACGGCTATCTCGAAGAGTCTGAGGATGGATCTGCCCTCCCCCCTCCTACTCACGATCCTGGCGGTGATGATGACAAAGCACCGTTTTAA
- a CDS encoding ArsR/SmtB family transcription factor, with the protein MSKQECIREVADLTQINRCINSLNKVEGSIDRLVNILKLTANDVRLKILYLLSQEKKLCPCDLSDILDMSVPAVSQHLRKLKDGGLVETERDGQTIFYSLNPQFSEILSPNFNQIKDNNLLEVLAA; encoded by the coding sequence ATGAGCAAACAAGAATGTATTCGAGAGGTAGCCGACCTTACTCAAATAAATCGGTGTATAAATTCTTTAAACAAAGTGGAAGGATCGATTGATCGGCTGGTCAATATTTTAAAGCTGACTGCCAATGACGTACGCCTGAAGATCCTTTACCTGCTTAGCCAGGAAAAAAAGCTTTGTCCCTGCGATCTAAGTGATATCCTGGACATGAGCGTCCCTGCTGTCTCCCAGCACCTTCGCAAGCTCAAGGATGGCGGACTGGTAGAAACTGAAAGGGACGGGCAAACCATTTTTTATTCGTTGAACCCTCAATTTAGCGAGATTCTTTCTCCAAACTTCAATCAAATTAAAGACAATAATCTCTTGGAGGTGTTAGCTGCGTGA
- a CDS encoding c-type cytochrome, which yields MFSTHCASCHGTRAQGIVEDWRQRNPDGSFPAPPLDGLAHAWHHPLSVLIQQIEEGGIKLGGTMPAFKDTLTDEEAIAAVAYFQSFWDEQTYQRWVQMNASQ from the coding sequence ATATTTTCGACTCATTGTGCAAGTTGTCATGGTACCAGGGCACAAGGAATTGTTGAGGATTGGAGACAGCGAAATCCCGACGGGTCTTTCCCTGCCCCACCGTTAGACGGATTGGCCCATGCATGGCATCACCCTCTTTCCGTTCTCATTCAACAGATCGAAGAGGGTGGTATCAAATTGGGTGGCACCATGCCTGCATTTAAAGATACGTTAACGGATGAGGAGGCTATTGCGGCAGTCGCTTATTTTCAAAGCTTCTGGGATGAGCAAACATATCAACGTTGGGTACAGATGAATGCCTCCCAGTAG
- a CDS encoding MerR family transcriptional regulator — MTEEKSKDRATYKIGEVARRANVNKETVRYYEKRSLILKPDRRRSGYRIFTQRHIDQIKFIKRAQELGFTLKEIKELLELRMDEGTTCSEIRSEAQKKYRDVVEKISDLRRIKSTLTDLIDSCAGSGPKGDCPILEALEGESNTGKNIR, encoded by the coding sequence ATGACTGAAGAAAAAAGTAAAGACAGAGCCACTTATAAGATTGGCGAAGTTGCACGAAGAGCTAATGTTAACAAGGAAACGGTACGTTATTATGAAAAAAGAAGCCTCATTCTCAAACCAGACCGACGCCGATCTGGTTATCGAATTTTTACCCAACGGCATATCGATCAAATCAAATTTATTAAGCGAGCCCAGGAGTTAGGTTTTACACTAAAAGAGATAAAAGAACTGCTTGAGCTAAGAATGGATGAAGGAACCACCTGTTCTGAAATCCGAAGTGAAGCGCAAAAAAAATACAGAGATGTAGTTGAAAAAATAAGCGATCTTCGGCGGATTAAATCAACGCTGACCGATCTGATTGATTCCTGTGCAGGAAGCGGACCGAAAGGTGACTGCCCGATTCTTGAAGCTCTTGAGGGAGAAAGTAACACCGGTAAAAACATCAGATGA
- the merTP gene encoding mercuric transport protein MerTP — MNDQQKNNSDTKWMGAGLFAAFLASLCCVTPVAAFLAGISGVASTFSWIEPFRPFLIGITVLLVGFAWYQKLKPRWDPECACEENPSFWQTKGFLSIITVLTALLLAFPYYSEAFFPKQNQQVVYVQKSQVQTITLDIEGMTCTGCEATVKNAASSVDGVLEADASYDTRKATVKYDKSKTNRETITAAINKTGFTVNEK; from the coding sequence GTGAACGATCAACAAAAGAACAACTCTGACACGAAGTGGATGGGCGCAGGCCTGTTTGCGGCTTTTTTAGCATCTTTGTGCTGTGTAACACCGGTAGCTGCATTTCTTGCCGGAATAAGTGGTGTAGCCTCTACATTTTCGTGGATTGAACCCTTCCGTCCCTTCCTGATTGGGATTACAGTGCTTTTGGTAGGCTTCGCCTGGTATCAAAAACTCAAGCCGAGATGGGATCCGGAATGTGCCTGTGAGGAAAACCCCTCTTTCTGGCAGACCAAAGGTTTTCTGAGCATCATAACCGTTCTGACCGCCCTGCTACTGGCTTTCCCATATTATTCGGAGGCGTTCTTCCCGAAGCAAAACCAACAGGTAGTTTATGTACAGAAAAGTCAAGTGCAAACCATTACCCTGGATATTGAAGGGATGACTTGTACGGGATGTGAAGCTACCGTAAAAAATGCCGCAAGCAGTGTAGATGGTGTTCTCGAAGCGGATGCTTCATATGACACCCGCAAAGCCACAGTTAAATATGATAAGAGCAAAACCAACCGGGAAACGATTACAGCCGCTATCAACAAAACCGGGTTTACTGTTAATGAAAAATGA
- a CDS encoding efflux RND transporter permease subunit yields MLQKIIELSVNNRFMVIIASILVLAGGTYVMYQTPVDAIPDLSDVQVIVFTKYPGQAPQVVEDQVTYPLTTTMMSVPKSKVVRGYSFFGLSFIYIIFEDNTDMYWARSRVLEYLNTATSNLPEGVTPTLGPDATGVGWVYEYVLDGGDQHNLQELRSIQDWFLKYELLSVEGVAEVASVGGHVKQYQVEVDPDKLLAYNVPLSKVKMAIKRSNNDVGGRLVEMSETEFMVRGKGYIQNVADVENVPIGTDGNGTPILVRNVANVHLGPDLRRGVAEWNGEGETVGGVVIMRFGENALQTIDNVKAKLKELESGLPEGVTIKTAYDRSSLIKRAIEFLEHKLLEESIVVAIIVMIFLLHFRSSLVAIISLPIGILAAFLVMYFQGINANIMSLSGIAIAIGAMVDAAIVMVENAHKHLEKDRGKKDHWRIIVDASKEVGPALFFSLLIITVSFLPIFALQGQEGRLFKPLAFTKTYAMAAAALLSVTLVPVLMGYLIRGKIQPEHKNPVNRFLIWIYRPVINFVLRFKWTTVVTAVVILGLSFIPLNRLGSEFMPPIEEGDLLYMPTTDPGISITKAKELLQQTDKIIASFPEVETVFGKSGRAQTSTDPAPLSMFETIIQLKPEEEWREGMTMDKLKQEMDAAIKIPGLTNAWTMPIKTRIDMLSTGIKTPIGIKVTGPDLQVLSDLSQDIASVVRDVPGTLSVFADKTTGGNYLDFTINRKEAARYGLTTGDVQDVIQSAIGGMNVTQTVEGLERYPVNVRYARELRENMMDLDRVLIPTPSGAQIPIEYVADLQVQKGAPVIKTENARYSSWIYVDLTTSDIGSYVNDARQTVEERLDLPSGYSLAWSGQYEYMERAKKRLQVVVPITLLIIFLLLYFNFKNLQESMIVLLTLPFSLVGSFWLLYILGYNLSVAVGVGAIALAGVAAEIGVIMLTYLDNAYNHRKYNDKMKNLDDLKQAIFEGSAQRIRPIFMTVCAITGGLLPIMWGAGTGATVMKRIAAPMVGGMVSTTILSLVVLPVIYYLWKSREVKKLASASEEEKQIETQ; encoded by the coding sequence ATGCTGCAAAAAATAATTGAACTGTCCGTTAACAACCGCTTTATGGTGATTATTGCCAGTATCCTGGTACTGGCAGGCGGAACGTATGTGATGTATCAAACCCCGGTGGACGCTATCCCAGATTTGAGTGATGTTCAAGTGATTGTATTTACAAAATATCCCGGTCAGGCACCACAGGTCGTAGAAGACCAAGTCACCTATCCCCTGACAACAACGATGATGTCAGTGCCCAAATCGAAAGTTGTAAGAGGGTACTCCTTCTTCGGGCTTTCGTTTATCTATATCATTTTTGAGGATAATACTGATATGTATTGGGCACGAAGCCGCGTGCTGGAATATCTCAACACGGCCACAAGCAACCTGCCCGAGGGAGTCACCCCTACACTTGGGCCGGATGCAACGGGTGTCGGCTGGGTTTATGAATATGTTCTGGACGGAGGCGATCAACACAATCTCCAGGAATTGCGCTCCATCCAGGACTGGTTCCTGAAATATGAACTGCTGAGCGTGGAAGGAGTAGCTGAAGTTGCCAGTGTCGGCGGACACGTAAAACAATACCAGGTAGAAGTGGATCCTGATAAACTGTTGGCGTACAATGTTCCTCTTTCTAAAGTGAAGATGGCCATAAAGCGCAGCAATAACGATGTTGGCGGCAGGCTTGTCGAGATGAGCGAAACCGAATTTATGGTACGCGGCAAGGGCTATATTCAAAACGTTGCCGATGTTGAAAATGTGCCCATTGGAACCGACGGTAATGGCACACCTATTCTCGTTAGAAACGTTGCCAATGTACATCTCGGTCCGGATCTGCGACGCGGTGTAGCCGAGTGGAATGGAGAGGGAGAAACGGTTGGCGGCGTGGTCATTATGCGTTTTGGTGAAAATGCGCTGCAGACCATCGACAATGTAAAGGCTAAACTGAAAGAGCTTGAAAGTGGTCTCCCGGAGGGAGTCACCATCAAAACAGCCTACGACCGTTCCAGTCTGATCAAGCGAGCCATTGAATTCCTGGAGCATAAACTCCTGGAGGAAAGTATTGTCGTTGCAATCATTGTGATGATATTCCTTTTGCATTTCCGTAGTTCCCTGGTCGCTATTATCAGTTTGCCAATCGGTATTCTGGCTGCCTTCCTGGTGATGTACTTCCAGGGTATCAATGCCAATATTATGTCGCTGAGCGGGATTGCCATTGCCATTGGAGCCATGGTGGACGCTGCAATCGTTATGGTGGAGAACGCCCATAAACATCTGGAAAAAGATCGGGGGAAGAAAGATCACTGGCGAATTATTGTAGACGCCTCAAAAGAAGTCGGGCCGGCTCTGTTTTTCTCACTGCTTATCATTACAGTGTCATTCCTGCCAATCTTTGCCCTGCAGGGACAGGAAGGCCGGTTGTTTAAACCGCTGGCATTTACCAAGACGTATGCGATGGCAGCGGCAGCCTTACTGTCTGTAACACTGGTGCCGGTTCTGATGGGTTATCTCATTCGCGGCAAAATTCAACCTGAGCACAAAAATCCGGTCAACCGGTTCTTAATTTGGATTTATCGTCCGGTGATTAATTTTGTGCTCCGGTTTAAATGGACGACGGTTGTTACCGCTGTCGTCATCCTCGGCTTAAGTTTTATTCCACTGAACAGGCTCGGATCCGAGTTTATGCCTCCCATCGAAGAGGGAGACCTGCTCTATATGCCAACGACCGATCCCGGTATCAGTATCACCAAGGCCAAGGAACTCTTGCAACAGACGGATAAAATTATAGCCAGTTTCCCAGAAGTTGAAACCGTATTTGGAAAATCCGGACGGGCTCAAACCTCTACCGATCCCGCTCCACTTTCGATGTTCGAAACCATCATCCAGTTGAAACCCGAAGAGGAGTGGCGAGAAGGGATGACCATGGACAAGTTGAAACAGGAGATGGATGCTGCCATTAAGATACCGGGGCTCACAAATGCATGGACGATGCCGATTAAAACCCGGATTGATATGCTCTCGACAGGTATCAAGACACCTATTGGAATTAAAGTAACCGGTCCGGATTTGCAGGTACTTTCCGATCTCAGCCAAGACATTGCCTCGGTGGTGCGGGACGTTCCCGGTACCCTGAGCGTCTTTGCTGATAAGACGACAGGCGGCAATTACCTGGACTTTACCATCAACAGGAAAGAAGCAGCACGTTATGGATTGACAACCGGTGATGTGCAGGATGTCATCCAGTCAGCCATTGGCGGTATGAATGTAACGCAAACGGTGGAAGGGCTTGAGCGGTACCCTGTAAACGTACGATACGCTCGGGAACTTCGTGAAAACATGATGGATCTGGACCGAGTGTTGATTCCCACTCCTTCCGGTGCTCAAATTCCGATTGAGTATGTTGCTGATTTGCAAGTTCAAAAAGGAGCTCCGGTTATTAAAACGGAAAATGCTCGATATTCGAGCTGGATCTATGTGGACCTGACAACCTCCGATATCGGAAGCTATGTGAATGACGCCCGGCAAACGGTTGAGGAACGCCTCGACCTTCCATCCGGCTACAGCTTGGCTTGGAGCGGACAGTATGAGTATATGGAGCGTGCCAAAAAACGGCTGCAGGTGGTTGTACCAATCACCCTGCTGATCATCTTTCTGCTGCTCTACTTCAACTTTAAAAATCTGCAGGAGAGTATGATCGTTCTGTTAACTCTGCCTTTCTCACTGGTGGGTTCATTCTGGCTGTTGTATATCCTGGGTTATAATTTGAGTGTGGCTGTAGGTGTTGGTGCCATCGCCCTTGCAGGTGTGGCCGCCGAAATCGGGGTGATTATGCTCACATACCTTGATAATGCGTATAACCATCGAAAATATAATGACAAGATGAAAAACCTCGATGATCTGAAACAAGCCATTTTTGAGGGATCGGCCCAGCGTATTCGTCCGATATTCATGACCGTCTGTGCCATTACCGGCGGCCTGCTTCCCATCATGTGGGGTGCTGGAACAGGAGCCACCGTCATGAAACGGATCGCTGCTCCTATGGTCGGAGGAATGGTATCGACCACCATCCTCAGTTTGGTTGTACTGCCGGTGATCTACTACCTGTGGAAAAGCCGAGAAGTTAAAAAACTCGCTTCAGCATCTGAAGAAGAGAAACAAATTGAAACTCAATAG